In a single window of the Cumulibacter soli genome:
- a CDS encoding DEAD/DEAH box helicase encodes MSETTQAELTSERADVAAEVLHKMAGPDAVLRDDQARAVAALCQPAARVLVVQATGWGKSAVYWIATAIGRQAGRGVSLVISPLLSLMRDQVDAAARAGLVARTLNSSNIDDWSRIEQEIADDALDVLLVSPERLANPNFGARVLDQLAGRIGMLVIDEAHSISDWGHDFRPDYRRISTMLTRLNPEAAVLATTATANARVTDDVAAQLGDALVLRGPLARSSLQLVTLDSMSPIDRFAWVCERLPELPGSGIVYVLTVAQADELTSAIKDVHGGGYPVAAYSGRLDADERQRLEEALRANEIKCLVATSALGMGFDKPDLGFVVHVGSPPSPVSYYQQVGRAGRGIDRAVVVLLPSDADRHVWDYFATATIPVPAQVEAVLDALRADGTPLSVPKLESSTGVRRTRVELILKQLAVDDVVERLADGWIATGAQWSYDKAHYDSVVATREREAAIMRDYAAARRCLMQLLQESLDDPSAAPCGRCSVCAPEASDALRRPVDPELRTRVEQALRGQVSALEPRKMWPGAPSERKGRISATVGADWGRVLVDYDAPQWADLVRTALNADAPAPAELHDSVVRLLASWSRGDRRYAAWARRPEIVVDLPAGGLETLTATLADGIAQTGRMTRASFEAEPLTHGSRRARSEDLPSGTKAALWDGSLVLGADTADRVAGAAVLLVVDRDSMGWAITVAAAKLREAGAEVVLPLLLHRTAS; translated from the coding sequence GTGAGTGAGACGACGCAGGCAGAACTGACCAGCGAGCGAGCCGACGTTGCGGCCGAGGTGCTGCACAAGATGGCTGGCCCAGATGCCGTTCTACGCGACGACCAAGCGCGGGCCGTCGCTGCGCTATGTCAACCAGCTGCCCGGGTGTTGGTGGTACAGGCGACCGGATGGGGAAAGTCCGCTGTCTACTGGATCGCCACCGCGATCGGTCGCCAAGCGGGCCGCGGCGTGAGCCTGGTGATCTCCCCGCTGCTCTCGCTGATGCGTGATCAGGTCGATGCAGCCGCCCGCGCCGGTCTTGTAGCCCGTACTCTGAACTCCTCGAACATTGATGACTGGTCGCGCATCGAGCAGGAGATAGCCGACGACGCCCTCGACGTGTTGCTGGTGTCGCCAGAGCGACTGGCGAATCCCAACTTCGGCGCACGCGTGCTGGACCAGCTCGCCGGGCGGATCGGCATGCTCGTCATCGACGAAGCCCACTCCATCTCCGACTGGGGCCATGACTTCCGTCCCGACTACCGCCGCATCTCCACGATGCTCACCCGACTGAACCCTGAGGCCGCCGTCCTGGCGACGACCGCGACCGCCAACGCGCGGGTGACAGACGACGTCGCCGCCCAACTCGGTGACGCACTGGTGTTGCGCGGGCCGCTGGCGAGATCGAGCCTGCAACTGGTCACCCTCGATTCGATGTCGCCGATTGATCGATTCGCGTGGGTGTGCGAGCGGTTGCCCGAGTTGCCGGGCAGCGGAATCGTCTATGTGCTCACGGTCGCTCAAGCAGATGAACTGACGTCCGCAATCAAGGACGTACATGGTGGTGGCTATCCCGTCGCGGCGTACAGCGGCCGCCTGGACGCGGACGAGCGTCAGCGCCTGGAAGAAGCGCTACGCGCTAATGAAATCAAGTGCCTCGTCGCCACGTCGGCACTCGGCATGGGGTTCGACAAGCCCGATCTCGGTTTCGTCGTACACGTCGGATCACCGCCCTCGCCGGTGTCGTACTACCAGCAGGTCGGGCGCGCCGGCCGCGGAATCGATCGCGCGGTCGTCGTACTGCTGCCCAGCGATGCCGACCGGCACGTGTGGGACTACTTCGCCACGGCGACGATTCCGGTGCCCGCGCAAGTCGAGGCCGTACTCGATGCACTGCGCGCTGACGGAACGCCGCTGAGCGTGCCCAAATTAGAGTCCTCTACCGGCGTACGGCGTACCCGTGTCGAGTTGATCTTGAAACAACTTGCCGTTGACGACGTCGTCGAGCGGCTCGCCGATGGCTGGATCGCGACCGGGGCGCAGTGGTCGTACGACAAAGCCCATTACGACTCGGTCGTTGCAACGCGCGAGCGTGAGGCGGCGATCATGCGGGACTACGCCGCCGCGCGGCGCTGCCTCATGCAGCTACTACAAGAGAGCCTCGATGATCCGAGCGCCGCACCCTGCGGGCGGTGTTCGGTGTGCGCGCCCGAGGCGAGCGATGCGCTGCGTCGTCCCGTCGATCCCGAGTTGCGCACGCGCGTGGAGCAGGCGCTGCGGGGGCAGGTCAGCGCGTTAGAGCCGCGGAAGATGTGGCCGGGTGCCCCGTCCGAACGTAAGGGGCGGATTTCGGCGACAGTGGGCGCCGACTGGGGGCGCGTTCTCGTCGATTACGACGCGCCGCAGTGGGCTGATCTGGTGCGGACAGCGCTGAATGCAGACGCTCCGGCGCCCGCCGAACTGCACGATTCCGTCGTGCGACTGCTCGCGTCGTGGAGCCGTGGCGATCGACGGTACGCCGCGTGGGCGCGGCGACCAGAAATCGTGGTGGACCTCCCAGCCGGCGGGTTGGAGACCCTCACCGCGACCCTGGCCGACGGCATTGCGCAGACCGGCAGGATGACGCGCGCTTCGTTCGAGGCGGAGCCACTGACGCATGGTTCGCGTCGAGCCAGATCCGAAGATTTGCCCAGCGGGACTAAAGCTGCGCTGTGGGACGGGTCCTTGGTCCTCGGTGCCGACACCGCTGACCGGGTTGCGGGTGCTGCGGTGCTACTGGTCGTTGACCGTGACTCGATGGGGTGGGCGATCACCGTCGCCGCAGCCAAACTGCGCGAGGCGGGAGCGGAGGTGGTGTTGCCCCTACTTCTGCACCGCACGGCCAGTTGA
- a CDS encoding GntR family transcriptional regulator encodes MSKPLRPLSEQAGRGAQLSERVAGRVREAIMLGELAPLEFVRTDKLAAELGVSHTPVREALMTLSSEGSVKWEPRRGFRVVPVTTRDIHDLFDVQAYVAGELAFRAVANLTDADIAAIDGFQSRLVAAESRGDTAEVDRLNHQVHRTINRAAESVRLANLLRSTVAHVPLSSYGAITGWAQASVHDHKPILDALHARDPDAARHAMSAHIRHVGALLVTHLQHEIGLK; translated from the coding sequence GTGTCCAAGCCGCTTCGGCCACTGAGCGAACAGGCTGGTCGCGGGGCGCAGTTGAGTGAACGTGTGGCCGGACGGGTCCGCGAGGCGATCATGCTCGGTGAACTCGCGCCGCTGGAGTTCGTTCGCACCGACAAATTGGCCGCGGAGCTTGGCGTCAGCCACACCCCGGTTCGCGAGGCGCTGATGACCCTGTCCTCCGAGGGTTCAGTGAAGTGGGAACCACGTCGCGGATTTCGCGTTGTACCGGTCACGACTCGTGATATCCATGACCTCTTCGATGTCCAGGCGTACGTCGCCGGCGAGTTAGCGTTCCGCGCGGTCGCCAACCTCACTGACGCCGATATCGCCGCTATTGATGGGTTCCAGTCCAGGTTGGTCGCCGCCGAATCGCGCGGGGACACCGCGGAGGTCGATCGGCTCAACCACCAGGTACACCGCACGATCAACCGAGCGGCCGAATCGGTTCGACTGGCGAATCTGCTACGTTCTACCGTCGCGCACGTGCCGCTCTCGTCGTACGGCGCGATCACCGGGTGGGCGCAGGCGTCGGTGCACGATCACAAACCGATCCTCGACGCCTTACACGCACGCGATCCCGACGCCGCCCGCCATGCGATGAGCGCGCACATCCGCCATGTGGGCGCACTACTGGTCACCCACCTTCAGCACGAGATCGGCCTGAAGTAG
- a CDS encoding aspartate-semialdehyde dehydrogenase → MGLNVGVVGATGQVGGVMLRLLAERKFGINTLRAFASARSAGSTVEFAGQPITVEDASTADLSGLDIALFSAGGATSRALAEKFAAAGAVVVDNSSAWRLDPEVPLIVSEVNGALATQAPKGIIANPNCTTMAAMPVLKALHDAAGLRRLIVTTFQAVSGSGLAGVEELASQVTAVGADGPKLTHDGSAVAFPQPNTYVAPIAYNVLAQAGNFVDDGSGETDEEQKLRNESRKILDIPDLLVTGTCVRVPVFTGHSLSISAEFDKAITPDQARDVLGSAPGVVLTEVPTPLEAAGQDPSYVGRIRQDSTVDGGRGLTLFVSNDNLRKGAALNTIQIAELVAAAK, encoded by the coding sequence ATGGGACTCAATGTTGGAGTAGTCGGCGCGACGGGACAGGTCGGCGGCGTCATGCTGCGGCTGTTGGCCGAGCGCAAGTTCGGAATCAACACGCTGCGGGCATTCGCCTCCGCGCGTTCTGCCGGATCGACCGTCGAATTCGCCGGGCAGCCGATCACTGTGGAGGACGCGTCCACGGCCGATCTGAGCGGGTTGGACATCGCGCTGTTCTCGGCCGGCGGCGCGACCTCCAGGGCGCTCGCAGAGAAGTTCGCTGCGGCGGGTGCGGTTGTCGTCGACAACTCGTCCGCCTGGCGTCTGGATCCGGAAGTGCCGCTCATCGTCAGTGAGGTCAACGGGGCGCTCGCGACGCAGGCTCCGAAGGGCATCATCGCTAACCCGAACTGCACCACGATGGCTGCGATGCCGGTTCTCAAGGCGTTGCACGACGCGGCCGGGCTGCGTCGGCTCATCGTCACGACCTTCCAGGCCGTGTCCGGCTCCGGCCTCGCTGGGGTTGAAGAACTCGCCTCGCAGGTCACTGCAGTCGGCGCTGACGGGCCGAAGCTGACCCACGACGGCTCTGCAGTCGCCTTCCCGCAGCCGAATACGTATGTCGCGCCGATCGCGTACAACGTGCTCGCGCAGGCCGGCAACTTCGTCGATGACGGCTCCGGTGAGACCGATGAGGAGCAGAAGCTCCGCAACGAGTCGCGCAAGATCCTCGATATCCCCGATTTGCTGGTCACTGGAACGTGCGTGCGCGTTCCAGTATTCACTGGACACTCGTTGTCGATCTCTGCCGAGTTCGACAAGGCGATCACCCCGGATCAGGCGCGCGACGTACTCGGCTCGGCGCCGGGTGTCGTCCTCACCGAGGTGCCGACGCCGCTGGAGGCCGCAGGTCAGGACCCGTCGTACGTCGGCCGGATCCGTCAGGATTCGACGGTCGACGGTGGCCGTGGCCTGACGCTGTTTGTCTCCAACGACAACTTGCGCAAGGGTGCCGCGCTCAACACGATCCAGATCGCCGAGCTCGTCGCCGCTGCTAAGTAG
- a CDS encoding DUF4921 family protein — protein MGPTDYLREMADGTFKQVNPFTGTQVWTVPGRGDRPLGLTAVAPKPLDEAARTSACAFCSDRYVQTPPEKSRVSLTAGRWVSQHGLPLGAVLSSLAEFRRIPNLYEILPLEYWRANYDYRIRAADRARMTAYLADPAGREHVLELLTTKVRADQRDGLSDDALLERDASAFFGGTHDVIVARRHYADEASNDSQLASSGTLNVDEHHQYVAFTIDAIRDLYERNPHAQYVAAFQNWLKPAGASFDHLHKQVVAIDERGVQVELELGRARVNPQIYNEAGVDYAREHNLIIAENDHAIAFAGFGHRYPTLELFSRSEHCAPWDHAAQEIRGMSDLLHALHSAGGPDVPCNEEWHHQPPGVDVAMPWRIMIKWRVSTLAGFEGGTKIYLNTISPTALRERVVTRLRELRADGAIAADIRIGDDANVEQSPLRYR, from the coding sequence ATGGGTCCTACTGACTATCTGCGCGAGATGGCCGACGGTACTTTCAAGCAGGTCAACCCGTTTACCGGCACTCAGGTGTGGACGGTGCCGGGTCGTGGGGATCGCCCGCTCGGCCTGACCGCTGTCGCACCCAAGCCGCTGGACGAAGCGGCGCGTACCTCGGCCTGTGCGTTCTGCAGCGATCGGTACGTGCAGACTCCGCCGGAGAAGTCCCGTGTGTCCCTCACCGCTGGTCGCTGGGTCAGTCAGCACGGGCTACCTCTCGGTGCGGTTCTTTCCTCGCTCGCTGAATTTCGCCGGATCCCGAACCTGTATGAGATTCTGCCGCTGGAGTACTGGCGCGCCAACTACGACTACCGGATCCGGGCGGCGGATCGTGCCCGGATGACGGCGTACCTCGCTGATCCCGCCGGTCGCGAGCACGTGTTGGAACTGCTGACGACCAAGGTCCGCGCCGATCAACGCGACGGTCTCAGTGACGACGCGCTGCTGGAGCGCGACGCGAGTGCCTTCTTCGGCGGAACGCACGACGTCATCGTTGCGCGCCGACACTACGCCGACGAGGCAAGCAACGACTCTCAGTTGGCGTCGTCTGGAACGCTGAACGTCGACGAGCATCACCAGTACGTCGCATTCACCATCGACGCGATACGTGATCTCTACGAGCGCAATCCGCACGCGCAATACGTTGCCGCATTCCAGAACTGGCTCAAGCCCGCCGGCGCTTCGTTCGATCATTTGCATAAGCAGGTAGTGGCGATCGACGAGCGCGGAGTCCAGGTCGAGTTGGAACTTGGCCGGGCGCGGGTCAACCCGCAGATCTACAACGAGGCCGGTGTCGACTACGCGCGCGAGCACAATCTGATCATCGCCGAGAACGACCACGCGATAGCGTTCGCCGGCTTCGGGCACCGTTACCCGACCCTTGAACTCTTCTCGCGCAGCGAACACTGCGCTCCGTGGGACCACGCGGCACAAGAGATCCGTGGTATGTCAGACCTGCTGCATGCGCTGCATTCCGCGGGCGGGCCGGACGTTCCGTGTAACGAGGAGTGGCATCACCAGCCGCCCGGCGTCGACGTCGCCATGCCGTGGCGAATCATGATCAAATGGCGCGTCTCCACCCTCGCCGGATTCGAGGGCGGCACGAAGATCTACCTGAACACGATCAGCCCCACGGCGTTGCGTGAGCGCGTGGTCACCCGACTGCGCGAACTTCGGGCGGACGGCGCGATCGCCGCCGACATTCGGATAGGGGACGACGCGAACGTCGAGCAGAGCCCGCTTCGTTATCGTTGA
- a CDS encoding LLM class F420-dependent oxidoreductase has protein sequence MTQQNRFGVTIPLGGLSLPEHASAYAAAAEAGYTDLWSSESNGADAFIPLAHAATLQPQLHVGTAIVPAYTRAPGVVAMQAATLAELTDQPLQLGIGSSSMPIVRNWNGIPFDRPLTRVKDLLEFLRRSFDGERVSMKSHSFDIDGFRLGLMPKRRPRVLVAALREKMLRLAGTHSDGVILNWLSADDIRQVTGYVNDGRHTPADVVARIFVIPTADRTEAENMARRAITAYLNVPTYADYQAWLGRGSKLQSMWDAWRSGDRKRALAEVSSEVVDELFIHGTPEECRAHIQRYVDAGVTVPVLSIYPTGRPIADVLRELGPRATD, from the coding sequence ATGACCCAGCAGAACCGATTCGGCGTGACCATTCCCCTGGGCGGATTATCGCTCCCCGAGCACGCGTCGGCGTACGCCGCGGCTGCCGAGGCCGGGTACACGGACCTGTGGAGTAGCGAATCCAACGGTGCAGACGCGTTCATCCCACTCGCACACGCCGCCACGCTGCAGCCGCAACTGCACGTCGGTACGGCGATTGTTCCGGCGTACACCCGGGCACCTGGCGTCGTCGCGATGCAAGCGGCGACCCTCGCCGAACTCACCGATCAGCCGCTGCAACTCGGCATCGGGTCATCGTCAATGCCGATCGTCCGCAACTGGAACGGCATCCCCTTCGATCGCCCGCTGACCCGCGTAAAAGACCTGCTCGAGTTCCTACGCCGCTCCTTCGACGGCGAGCGCGTATCGATGAAAAGCCACAGCTTCGACATCGACGGGTTCCGGCTCGGGCTCATGCCGAAGCGCCGCCCACGAGTGTTGGTTGCCGCGCTGCGCGAGAAGATGCTGCGCCTGGCCGGCACGCACTCGGACGGCGTGATCCTCAACTGGCTCTCGGCGGACGACATCAGACAAGTCACCGGGTACGTCAACGACGGCCGCCACACTCCCGCTGACGTCGTCGCACGGATCTTCGTAATTCCGACCGCCGACCGCACCGAGGCGGAGAACATGGCGCGTCGCGCGATAACTGCCTACCTCAACGTCCCGACGTACGCCGATTATCAGGCGTGGCTAGGCCGCGGATCAAAGTTGCAGTCGATGTGGGATGCCTGGCGGTCCGGCGATCGCAAGCGCGCGCTCGCCGAGGTATCCAGCGAGGTCGTGGACGAGTTGTTCATTCATGGCACGCCCGAAGAATGCCGCGCGCACATCCAGCGGTACGTCGATGCTGGAGTCACCGTGCCAGTGCTGTCGATCTACCCCACGGGTCGACCGATCGCCGACGTGCTTCGCGAACTCGGTCCCCGCGCTACTGACTGA
- a CDS encoding aspartate kinase: MALVVQKYGGSSLENADRIKRVAERIVETRKAGNDVVVVCSAMGDSTDELLDLATQVSPVPPAREMDMLLTAGERISNALVAMAIHNLGAEARSFTGSQAGVITDASHGKAKIIDVTPGRVRQALDDGAIALVMGFQGVSQDTKEITTLGRGGSDTTAVALAAGLNADVCEIYSDVDGVYTADPRIVPNATKRSEVCYEDMLEMAASGAKILHLRAVEYARANNIPLRVRSSYTSDVGTLITGFLEDIPMEEAILTGVAHDRGEAQITVAGVADKPGTSGKVFRILADAEINIDMVVQNVSQVSTGTTDITFTLPIGDGPVAMEALTKKQAEIGFDKLTFDEHIGKVSLIGAGMRSHPGVTATFCEAIAAAGVNIELISTSEIRLSALVRDVDLDKAVRALHEAFDLGSDQVAEVHAGTGR; encoded by the coding sequence GTGGCGCTGGTCGTGCAGAAGTACGGCGGTTCGTCTCTGGAGAATGCCGACCGCATCAAGCGGGTGGCCGAGCGGATCGTTGAGACTCGCAAGGCCGGTAACGACGTGGTCGTTGTCTGCTCGGCGATGGGCGATAGCACCGATGAGTTGCTGGATCTTGCGACCCAGGTCTCACCCGTGCCGCCGGCGCGCGAGATGGACATGCTGCTTACCGCCGGCGAGCGCATTTCGAACGCACTGGTCGCCATGGCGATCCACAACCTCGGCGCAGAGGCGCGTTCGTTCACTGGATCGCAGGCCGGTGTGATCACCGACGCCTCGCACGGCAAGGCCAAGATCATTGACGTCACGCCTGGACGGGTGCGTCAAGCGCTCGATGACGGCGCGATCGCGCTGGTGATGGGTTTCCAGGGCGTCTCGCAGGACACTAAGGAAATCACCACGCTCGGTCGCGGTGGTTCGGACACGACGGCCGTCGCGTTGGCCGCGGGCCTGAACGCCGACGTCTGCGAGATTTACAGCGACGTGGACGGCGTTTACACGGCCGATCCGCGGATCGTGCCGAACGCCACGAAGCGCTCCGAAGTTTGCTACGAGGACATGCTCGAGATGGCTGCCTCGGGCGCGAAAATTCTGCATTTGCGCGCGGTCGAGTATGCGCGTGCCAACAACATTCCGCTGCGGGTCCGATCGTCGTACACGTCCGACGTCGGCACGCTCATTACTGGATTCCTGGAGGACATTCCGATGGAAGAGGCCATCCTCACCGGCGTCGCGCACGATCGCGGCGAAGCTCAGATCACCGTTGCCGGTGTCGCGGACAAGCCGGGAACCTCAGGGAAGGTCTTCCGGATCCTGGCGGACGCCGAGATCAACATCGACATGGTTGTGCAGAACGTGTCTCAGGTCAGCACTGGCACGACCGATATCACCTTCACGTTGCCGATTGGCGATGGCCCGGTGGCGATGGAGGCGCTGACCAAGAAGCAGGCCGAGATCGGCTTCGACAAGCTCACCTTCGATGAGCACATCGGCAAGGTCTCGCTGATCGGTGCAGGTATGCGCTCGCACCCGGGGGTCACTGCCACCTTCTGTGAGGCAATTGCCGCCGCGGGCGTGAATATTGAACTCATTTCGACCTCTGAGATTCGGCTATCGGCGCTGGTGCGCGATGTTGATCTCGATAAGGCGGTCCGTGCGCTGCACGAGGCATTCGACCTCGGTAGCGACCAGGTTGCCGAAGTACATGCGGGAACGGGGCGGTAA
- a CDS encoding glycoside hydrolase family 3 N-terminal domain-containing protein: MDSSRFEEYAVRQRVTALTAVALLTLVGCTDGSADSADASSTGANSAGASETNPPSSAEASTSAAPTSSDAPLSCAQQTAADLAPKEKIAQLVLVAMTPDSVDAAAAQISEGNASGVFLLGGWPSIETTAAASAQIHELSGDVDTWVAIDQEGGEVQQLRGGTVANIPAAVEQAAMDPVDLQTQAETWAASLVEAGIDINLAPVADVVPADIGAANAPIGQFGRQYGTTPDAVTPPMIAFMKGMQDGGILPTVKHFPGIGRIQGNTDVTTDGISDPTTTPDDPALAPFEAAIADGAPIIMVSTAIYPSIDPDNNAAFSAPIITDLLRDDLGFDGVVMSDDLGAAASVSDVPVGQRLTRFVDAGGDVVLTADPNQAVEMNSDALAKYDNDPQFAEKVDAAALRILTLKDEQGSLACSG, translated from the coding sequence GTGGACTCAAGCCGATTCGAGGAGTACGCCGTGCGCCAACGCGTCACCGCACTGACTGCCGTGGCATTGCTGACGCTCGTCGGTTGCACCGATGGGTCCGCAGATTCAGCGGACGCTAGTAGCACCGGCGCCAACAGCGCCGGTGCCAGTGAAACGAACCCGCCGAGTTCTGCTGAAGCATCGACGTCCGCCGCGCCGACATCGTCTGACGCACCGCTCAGTTGCGCGCAGCAGACCGCTGCGGACCTAGCGCCGAAGGAGAAGATTGCCCAGCTCGTGCTCGTGGCGATGACGCCAGATTCGGTCGATGCCGCAGCCGCTCAGATCAGCGAGGGTAATGCGTCTGGTGTGTTCTTGCTTGGCGGATGGCCGAGTATCGAGACAACCGCCGCGGCCAGCGCGCAAATCCACGAGCTGTCGGGCGACGTCGACACCTGGGTCGCTATCGACCAGGAGGGTGGTGAGGTTCAGCAGCTGCGTGGTGGCACGGTCGCGAACATTCCCGCCGCGGTTGAGCAGGCGGCGATGGACCCGGTCGACCTGCAGACGCAGGCGGAGACCTGGGCCGCGTCGCTAGTAGAGGCTGGCATCGACATCAACCTCGCGCCTGTCGCTGACGTCGTCCCCGCCGATATTGGAGCCGCGAACGCGCCGATCGGGCAGTTTGGGCGTCAGTACGGCACCACCCCCGATGCTGTTACTCCGCCCATGATCGCCTTCATGAAGGGGATGCAGGACGGCGGGATTTTACCGACCGTAAAGCATTTCCCAGGGATCGGACGTATACAAGGAAACACGGACGTCACGACCGATGGGATCAGTGATCCGACCACGACCCCGGACGACCCGGCGCTAGCGCCGTTCGAGGCTGCGATCGCCGACGGTGCGCCGATCATCATGGTCTCCACCGCTATCTATCCCTCGATCGACCCCGATAACAACGCGGCCTTCTCGGCGCCGATCATCACCGACCTACTCCGCGACGATCTTGGCTTCGACGGTGTTGTCATGAGCGACGATCTGGGCGCCGCAGCCTCGGTCTCCGACGTACCGGTCGGGCAGCGGCTCACCAGGTTCGTCGACGCTGGCGGAGACGTCGTACTGACCGCTGATCCGAACCAGGCAGTCGAGATGAATTCGGATGCGCTCGCGAAGTATGACAACGATCCACAATTCGCCGAGAAGGTCGATGCTGCCGCATTGCGGATCCTGACTTTGAAGGATGAACAAGGTTCGCTCGCCTGTTCAGGATGA
- a CDS encoding acyl-CoA dehydrogenase family protein has protein sequence MPDFELNAEEQAIVEAVAEFVDKQVKPNVQEIEHANEYPTAFIEAMKEMGIFGLAIPEPYGEVKVSTPCYARVTEELARGWMSLAGAMGGHTVVSKLLIDYGTEEQKQKYLPRMATGELRATMALTEPGGGSDLQNMRTVAKKEGDEYVINGSKTWITNARKAGLVALLCKTDPTAEPRHKGISVLLVEKVPGFEVSKDLPKLGYKGVESCELSFDGARVPADALLGGVEGKGFAQMMRGLEIGRIQVAARATGVARAAFDDALAYAQERESMGKPIWKHQQVGATLANMGTKLSAARQLLWHAARSYESGERADMEAGMAKLFCSETAMEIALDAIRVHGGYGYSTEFDVERYFRDAPLMIVGEGTNEIQRNVIVGQLVQRGGLK, from the coding sequence ATGCCCGATTTCGAGTTGAACGCCGAAGAGCAGGCCATTGTTGAAGCTGTCGCCGAGTTCGTCGACAAGCAGGTCAAGCCGAACGTGCAGGAGATCGAGCACGCCAACGAATACCCGACCGCATTCATCGAGGCCATGAAGGAGATGGGAATCTTCGGACTTGCTATCCCCGAGCCGTACGGCGAAGTGAAGGTCTCTACGCCCTGCTATGCGCGAGTCACCGAAGAGCTCGCCCGCGGCTGGATGTCCCTGGCTGGCGCGATGGGTGGGCACACTGTTGTCTCCAAGTTGCTGATCGACTACGGCACTGAGGAGCAGAAGCAGAAGTACCTACCGCGGATGGCGACCGGCGAGTTGCGCGCGACCATGGCGCTTACCGAACCCGGTGGCGGCAGCGATCTGCAGAACATGCGCACCGTCGCCAAGAAGGAAGGCGACGAGTACGTCATCAACGGCTCCAAGACCTGGATCACGAACGCGCGCAAGGCTGGTCTCGTCGCGCTGCTGTGTAAGACTGACCCGACCGCCGAGCCTCGCCACAAGGGAATCTCGGTGCTGCTGGTCGAGAAGGTGCCCGGCTTTGAAGTCTCCAAGGACCTGCCGAAGCTTGGCTACAAGGGGGTTGAGTCCTGCGAGCTCAGCTTCGACGGCGCCCGAGTGCCTGCAGACGCGCTACTGGGCGGGGTCGAAGGTAAGGGATTCGCGCAGATGATGCGCGGGTTGGAGATCGGTCGAATCCAGGTCGCCGCTCGCGCCACTGGTGTTGCGCGCGCAGCTTTCGATGACGCCCTCGCATACGCGCAGGAACGCGAGTCGATGGGCAAGCCGATCTGGAAGCACCAGCAGGTCGGCGCGACGCTGGCGAACATGGGCACCAAGCTGTCCGCGGCGCGGCAGCTGCTGTGGCACGCGGCCCGCTCGTACGAGTCAGGGGAGCGCGCCGACATGGAAGCCGGTATGGCCAAGTTGTTCTGCTCGGAAACCGCGATGGAAATCGCGCTGGACGCGATCCGGGTGCACGGCGGGTACGGCTACTCGACCGAGTTCGATGTCGAGCGCTACTTCCGTGACGCGCCACTGATGATCGTCGGCGAGGGCACGAACGAGATCCAGCGCAACGTGATCGTCGGCCAACTCGTGCAGCGCGGCGGTCTGAAGTAG